A genome region from Terriglobales bacterium includes the following:
- the carA gene encoding glutamine-hydrolyzing carbamoyl-phosphate synthase small subunit, producing the protein MQAVLALEDGRIFRGKGYGANGECYGEVVFNTSITGYQEIFTDPSYAGQIVVLTNPEIGNYGTNPDDNEATRPYIEGLVVREFSRISSNWRSQQVTDEYLERYKIPVIGDIDTRALVRHLRDNGVMRGVISSIESDPEKLIAKARSIPKMDGTDLAKVVSTKQRYIWETGERSHEPTEIVGVKDLEPQFHVVAYDYGIKHNILRKLASEGCRVTVVPAETMAEDVLTLKPDGIFLSNGPGDPEPCNYAVENIRVLMGRVPVFGICLGHQLTGLALGGKTYKLKFGHHGGNHPVKQLATGKVEITAHNHNFAVDPDSLPASEVELTHIDLNDSTLEGLRHRNLPLFSVQYHPEASPGPHDSHYLFKDFVKMMEDWKGR; encoded by the coding sequence ATGCAAGCAGTCCTTGCGCTGGAAGATGGACGAATCTTCCGCGGCAAAGGTTATGGCGCCAACGGCGAGTGCTACGGCGAAGTCGTTTTCAATACTTCCATCACCGGCTATCAGGAAATCTTTACTGATCCCTCCTATGCCGGGCAAATAGTTGTTCTGACCAATCCCGAAATCGGCAACTACGGAACCAATCCCGACGACAACGAAGCCACCCGTCCCTACATCGAAGGGTTGGTGGTGCGCGAGTTTTCTCGCATCAGCTCAAACTGGCGCTCGCAGCAGGTGACTGACGAATACCTGGAACGCTACAAGATTCCGGTCATCGGCGACATTGATACGCGGGCGCTGGTGCGGCACCTGCGGGACAACGGGGTGATGCGCGGGGTTATCTCTTCGATCGAGAGCGATCCCGAAAAACTGATCGCCAAAGCGCGCTCGATTCCCAAGATGGATGGTACCGACCTGGCGAAAGTCGTCTCTACCAAGCAACGCTACATATGGGAGACGGGGGAGCGCTCGCACGAACCAACAGAAATTGTTGGCGTAAAGGACCTCGAACCTCAGTTTCACGTTGTGGCCTACGACTACGGCATCAAGCACAACATTCTGCGTAAACTCGCCTCCGAAGGATGCCGAGTCACAGTCGTGCCTGCGGAAACCATGGCCGAAGATGTGCTCACCTTGAAGCCCGATGGCATCTTCCTCTCCAATGGCCCCGGCGATCCTGAGCCTTGCAACTATGCCGTCGAGAACATTCGCGTGCTGATGGGTCGGGTTCCGGTTTTTGGGATCTGCCTGGGCCATCAGCTTACCGGACTTGCGCTGGGGGGCAAGACTTACAAACTCAAGTTTGGACATCACGGGGGAAACCATCCGGTGAAGCAGTTGGCGACCGGCAAAGTCGAGATCACGGCGCATAATCACAACTTCGCCGTCGATCCCGACTCGCTTCCCGCCAGCGAGGTCGAATTAACGCACATCGATCTGAACGACAGCACGCTGGAGGGACTGCGGCACCGCAACCTGCCGTTGTTTAGCGTGCAATATCATCCCGAGGCTTCGCCCGGCCCACACGATTCCCACTATCTGTTCAAGGATTTTGTGAAGATGATGGAGGATTGGAAGGGGAGATGA